In Terriglobales bacterium, the DNA window CGTCGATGTACTTCAGCCCCGAGCCGGTGTTGAACAGCACCACCGTGTCCGACGGCTTGAGGAACTTCCGCGCCAGGAGCTTCTTGTAGGCCGCCAGCGAGGCCGCGCCCTCGGGCGCCGCGAACACGCCCTCCTCCGCCGCCCACTCGCGCACGCATTCGACG includes these proteins:
- a CDS encoding threonine synthase, translated to VECVREWAAEEGVFAAPEGAASLAAYKKLLARKFLKPSDTVVLFNTGSGLKYIDVIAPALKAEAGAADQSARHIGGIIGPY